One part of the Megachile rotundata isolate GNS110a chromosome 16, iyMegRotu1, whole genome shotgun sequence genome encodes these proteins:
- the LOC100883004 gene encoding uncharacterized protein LOC100883004 isoform X2 — MMLHKTNIKLCRLCGKEKQQGTDLFADKVKGTVLMSIINKYFSKEVINISNSDAFSKYVCLDCEQKIYIFDEFYLMVANVQKQLTAPSLEIDFAEDMLCQLKVNDTIPKNTLSKEGIRKNICPICAKSFRCQAHLIRHKRIHTGQRPFVCNICKMSFNQQEILMKHKERHEGKKQFRCANCHQSFRYKVSLKSHMISFHMDMEQSVNNQNLQAADNSFVCSECGKQFVTKYKLQRHSRCHTGERPYHCTFCLKTFSQTGNLKVHQVKYHQISSSLTEIRRQTQFDNQIVGCDVPTELNNFHTINMSEIELQNTINETINSTEQSSSYATKMYENSLYIDEEIETILDRDLGHLEQNKYPTNLQDKLSLCLKQPETPELLNSLLYDDG; from the exons ATGATGTTGCATAaaacaaacataaaattatGTCGTCTTTGTGGCAAAGAAAAACAACAAGGCACAGATTTATTTGCCGACAAAGTTAAAGGAACTGTATTAATGTCAATTATAAATAAGTACTTCTCTAAGGAG gtaataaatatttctaattccGATGCATTTTCTAAATATGTTTGTCTAGATTGCgaacaaaaaatttatatatttgatgaGTTCTACTTGATGGTAGCAAATGTGCAAAAACAGCTGACTGCTCCATCTTTAGAAATTGATTTTGCAGAA gATATGTTATGTCAGTTGAAAGTAAATGATACAATACCAAAAAATACTTTAAGTAAAGAAggaataagaaaaaatatatgtCCAATATGCGCTAAAAGCTTTAGATGCCAGGCTCATTTAATCAGGCATAAACGTATTCATACTGGACAACGACCTTTCGTTTGCAAT ATCTGTAAAATGTCATTCAATCAAcaagaaatattaatgaaacataAAGAGAGACATGAAGGTAAAAAGCAATTTCGATGCGCCAATTGTCATCAGTCATTCCGTTATAAAGTGTCATTAAAATCTCACATGATAAGTTTTCACATGGATATGGAACAATCTGTTAACAATCAAAATTTACAAGCAGCAGACAATTCATTTGTTTGTTCAGAATGTGGTAAACAATTTGTGACAAAATATAAGTTACAGAGGCATTCACGATGTCATACAGGAGAAAGACCTTATCACTgtacattttgtttaaaaacattttcacaAACAGGAAATTTAAAAGTACATCAGGTAAAATATCATCAAATATCTAGCTCATTAACAGAGATAAGAAGACAGACCCAGTTTGATAATCAGATTGTTGGCTGTGATGTACCtactgaattaaataattttcatacaatAAATATGTCCGAAATTGAGTTACAAAACACAATAAATGAAACGATAAATTCTACAGAACAAAGTAGTTCGTATGCTACAAAAATGTATGAGAATTCTTTGTATATTGATGAAGAAATTGAGACAATACTGGATCGTGATCTTGGCCATTtagaacaaaataaatatcctacaaatttacaagataAATTATCTCTTTGTTTGAAACAACCAGAAACTCCTGAACTACTAAATAGTTTGTTATATGATGATGGATAA
- the LOC100875982 gene encoding uncharacterized protein LOC100875982 isoform X3 — protein sequence MEKVNKRPELLQPSKSKNIIHNLMFRDFGFHISHKTGTRELELIAERHLILKDHKELQCDLPGIPRSTFMMAFSPDGTKMASIHGNHNVYISEIATGKNIEILSGHPRTPWCIAFHPSSSQILASGCLGGQVRVWNLNGGNKVWNSKNMSCISSLAFHPTAEILVIALCNEIHFWDWNQSKPFAVVTTKTERESVRYVAFDSLGEKLITGIKNIQYQENSQEQGSNVGRSASVSRSRIRHSLRAFLGSGQSNYLRNSSNHKSESSRTNATEPVQTNPSTNNLLNTVTVENHNKDFVQISNSKSNCENVDKTNSNSNAETNNTVLKYNINNETINNKLLDNKKSDESYLHNTEMSIVNSSSLEQLERKSEEENVRPQLLPLQSSESKEILKVHQQIELLHRYIDIALWTRESFRQIRPLNAFISTDKKINDEKAIELNVNDSDTSLKSISNIPSNSQNETVRNYEQLLGTYKKEDSNIDQKIDTQCQPSTSKGFTGFKNNCNGNCTKSVVTNGSETKENVKCVPHLQTNNSLQSCDSLCDILVKKVQQFTGSRNAHSTLSDNNNTDTNLTFSTSTVGRVEPCLPNISNFIDNISDSNSETSESRMGILHSRWFGCNNTSKFGIRGTISNHASYRVQAWDFSTGEMPDITNSEKNIVVPECHIFNDGSIDISSDGKLLATNFNTMLDFLGIYSLEWETLGKRMYSTKRCKPSLSVSISPTQQHLLVGLPGSIQIYRLVNEEFQNDWKTYSILWHPRDLIMTDLHIKHLRKNGTMVIDRELLHNDHEMRVYKAINCTRWAPQPGQGLVYATSTGQLNILY from the exons atggagaaagtCAACAAGAGACCAGAATTGCTTCAACCCAGTAAATCAAAGAACATAATTCATAACTTAATGTTCAGAGATTTTGGATTTCATATATCACATAAAACTGGCACGCGTGAATTAGAATTAATAGCTGAAAGGCATCTAATTCTAAAGGATCACAAGGAATTG CAATGTGATTTGCCTGGAATCCCCAGATCAACCTTTATGATGGCTTTTAGTCCTGAtgg aaCTAAAATGGCATCGATACATGGTAATCATAATGtctatatttctgaaattgcaactgggaaaaatattgaaattctttcTGGTCATCCACGTACTCCATGGTGCATAGCATTTCATCCCTCTTCTAGTCAAATACTAGCTTCTGGCTGCCTTGGTGGTCAAGTTCGTGTTTGGAATTTAAAT GGTGGTAATAAAGTATGGAATTCAAAAAATATGAGCTGCATATCATCCCTTGCCTTTCATCCAACTGCAGAGATACTTGTTATAGCATTATGTAATGAAATACATTTTTGGGATTGGAATCAATCAAAACCATTTGCAGTAGTAACTACCAAAACGGAAAGGGAAAGTGTAAG ATATGTGGCTTTTGACAGTTTAGGGGAAAAATTAATAACAGGTATTAAAAACATTCAATACCAGGAAAACAGCCAAGAACAGGGCAGCAATGTAGGAAG ATCTGCAAGTGTTTCAAGGTCCCGAATACGACATAGCCTACGTGCATTTTTAGGTAGTGGCCAAAGTAATTATCTTCGAAATTCGAGTAATCATAAAAGTGAATCCTCTAGAACCAATGCCACCGAGCCTGTACAAACTAATCCATCAACAAATAATCTACTTAATACTGTCACTGTAGAGAATCATAATAAAGATTTTGTACAAATTAGTAATTCAAAAAGTAATTGCGAAAATGTAGATAAAACAAATTCTAATTCAAATGCAGAAACTAATAATACTGTTttgaagtataatattaataatgaaactataaacaataaattactaGACAATAAAAAATCTGACGAAAGTTATCTTCATAATACTGAAATGTCTATTGTAAATAGCAGTAGCTTAGAACAATTAGAAAGAAAAAGCGAAGAGGAGAATGTAAGACCACAATTATTACCTCTTCAAAGTTCAGAatctaaagaaattttaaaagttcatCAGCAAATCGAATTACTTCATCGTTACATTGATATTGCTTTGTG gacCCGGGAAAGCTTCCGTCAGATTAGGCCATTAAATGCATTTATTTCTACAGACAAAAAGATTAATGACGAAAAAGCTATAGAACTAAATGTTAATGATAGTGATACCTCATTAAAATCTATTTCAAATAttccttcaaattctcaaaatgaaACAGTTAGAAACTATGAACAACTTTTAGGAACTTACAAAAAAGAAGACAGTAATATTGATCAAAAAATTGACACTCAATGTCAACCATCTACTTCAAAAGGATTTACaggttttaaaaataattgtaatggaAATTGTACGAAATCAGTCGTTACTAATGGTAGCGAAACCAAAGAAAACGTGAAATGTGTACCTCATTTGCAAACAAATAATTCATTACAATCATGTGATAGTTTATGCGACATTTTAGTGAAAAAAGTGCAGCAGTTCACTGGAAGCAGAAATGCTCATTCCACATTAtcagataataataatactgataCAAACTTAACTTTTTCTACTAGTACAGTGGGTAGAGTTGAACCATGCTTACCTAATATTTCTAACTTCATCGATAACATATCTG ATTCCAATTCTGAAACCTCTGAATCAAGGATGGGAATTCTACACTCTCGTTGGTTTGGATGTAATAATACTTCCAAATTCGGGATTAGAG GAACAATCTCAAATCATGCGAGTTACCGTGTACAAGCATGGGATTTTTCTACTGGCGAAATGCCTGACATTACAAATT CCGAAAAAAATATTGTTGTCCCTGAATGTCACATTTTTAATGATGGTAGTATAGACATTTCTTCGGATGGAAAATTATTAGCAACAAATTTCAATACTATGTTag ATTTTTTAGGAATATACAGTTTAGAATGGGAAACATTGGGAAAAAGAATGTATTCGACAAAAAGATGCAAGCCCTCGCTTTCTGTATCAATTTCACCAACACAACAACACCTTTTAGTTGGTTTGCCAGGAAGTATTCAGATCTATAGACTTGTAAatgaagaatttcaaaatgattGGAAAACATACAGTATTCTTTGGCATCCCAGAGATTTAATTATGACTGATTTACACATTAAACATTTAAGAAAGAACGGTACTATGGTAATTGATAGGGAATTATTACACAATGATCATGAAATGAGAGTTTATAAAGCTATAAATTGCACCAGATGGGCGCCGCAACCTGGACAAGGATTAGTTTATGCCACAAGCACTGGacaattaaatattctttattaa
- the LOC100875982 gene encoding uncharacterized protein LOC100875982 isoform X1 — MEKVNKRPELLQPSKSKNIIHNLMFRDFGFHISHKTGTRELELIAERHLILKDHKELQCDLPGIPRSTFMMAFSPDGTKMASIHGNHNVYISEIATGKNIEILSGHPRTPWCIAFHPSSSQILASGCLGGQVRVWNLNGGNKVWNSKNMSCISSLAFHPTAEILVIALCNEIHFWDWNQSKPFAVVTTKTERESVRYVAFDSLGEKLITGIKNIQYQENSQEQGSNVGRSASVSRSRIRHSLRAFLGSGQSNYLRNSSNHKSESSRTNATEPVQTNPSTNNLLNTVTVENHNKDFVQISNSKSNCENVDKTNSNSNAETNNTVLKYNINNETINNKLLDNKKSDESYLHNTEMSIVNSSSLEQLERKSEEENVRPQLLPLQSSESKEILKVHQQIELLHRYIDIALWTRESFRQIRPLNAFISTDKKINDEKAIELNVNDSDTSLKSISNIPSNSQNETVRNYEQLLGTYKKEDSNIDQKIDTQCQPSTSKGFTGFKNNCNGNCTKSVVTNGSETKENVKCVPHLQTNNSLQSCDSLCDILVKKVQQFTGSRNAHSTLSDNNNTDTNLTFSTSTVGRVEPCLPNISNFIDNISDSNSETSESRMGILHSRWFGCNNTSKFGIRGIHGNNELNMIQKGTISNHASYRVQAWDFSTGEMPDITNSEKNIVVPECHIFNDGSIDISSDGKLLATNFNTMLDFLGIYSLEWETLGKRMYSTKRCKPSLSVSISPTQQHLLVGLPGSIQIYRLVNEEFQNDWKTYSILWHPRDLIMTDLHIKHLRKNGTMVIDRELLHNDHEMRVYKAINCTRWAPQPGQGLVYATSTGQLNILY, encoded by the exons atggagaaagtCAACAAGAGACCAGAATTGCTTCAACCCAGTAAATCAAAGAACATAATTCATAACTTAATGTTCAGAGATTTTGGATTTCATATATCACATAAAACTGGCACGCGTGAATTAGAATTAATAGCTGAAAGGCATCTAATTCTAAAGGATCACAAGGAATTG CAATGTGATTTGCCTGGAATCCCCAGATCAACCTTTATGATGGCTTTTAGTCCTGAtgg aaCTAAAATGGCATCGATACATGGTAATCATAATGtctatatttctgaaattgcaactgggaaaaatattgaaattctttcTGGTCATCCACGTACTCCATGGTGCATAGCATTTCATCCCTCTTCTAGTCAAATACTAGCTTCTGGCTGCCTTGGTGGTCAAGTTCGTGTTTGGAATTTAAAT GGTGGTAATAAAGTATGGAATTCAAAAAATATGAGCTGCATATCATCCCTTGCCTTTCATCCAACTGCAGAGATACTTGTTATAGCATTATGTAATGAAATACATTTTTGGGATTGGAATCAATCAAAACCATTTGCAGTAGTAACTACCAAAACGGAAAGGGAAAGTGTAAG ATATGTGGCTTTTGACAGTTTAGGGGAAAAATTAATAACAGGTATTAAAAACATTCAATACCAGGAAAACAGCCAAGAACAGGGCAGCAATGTAGGAAG ATCTGCAAGTGTTTCAAGGTCCCGAATACGACATAGCCTACGTGCATTTTTAGGTAGTGGCCAAAGTAATTATCTTCGAAATTCGAGTAATCATAAAAGTGAATCCTCTAGAACCAATGCCACCGAGCCTGTACAAACTAATCCATCAACAAATAATCTACTTAATACTGTCACTGTAGAGAATCATAATAAAGATTTTGTACAAATTAGTAATTCAAAAAGTAATTGCGAAAATGTAGATAAAACAAATTCTAATTCAAATGCAGAAACTAATAATACTGTTttgaagtataatattaataatgaaactataaacaataaattactaGACAATAAAAAATCTGACGAAAGTTATCTTCATAATACTGAAATGTCTATTGTAAATAGCAGTAGCTTAGAACAATTAGAAAGAAAAAGCGAAGAGGAGAATGTAAGACCACAATTATTACCTCTTCAAAGTTCAGAatctaaagaaattttaaaagttcatCAGCAAATCGAATTACTTCATCGTTACATTGATATTGCTTTGTG gacCCGGGAAAGCTTCCGTCAGATTAGGCCATTAAATGCATTTATTTCTACAGACAAAAAGATTAATGACGAAAAAGCTATAGAACTAAATGTTAATGATAGTGATACCTCATTAAAATCTATTTCAAATAttccttcaaattctcaaaatgaaACAGTTAGAAACTATGAACAACTTTTAGGAACTTACAAAAAAGAAGACAGTAATATTGATCAAAAAATTGACACTCAATGTCAACCATCTACTTCAAAAGGATTTACaggttttaaaaataattgtaatggaAATTGTACGAAATCAGTCGTTACTAATGGTAGCGAAACCAAAGAAAACGTGAAATGTGTACCTCATTTGCAAACAAATAATTCATTACAATCATGTGATAGTTTATGCGACATTTTAGTGAAAAAAGTGCAGCAGTTCACTGGAAGCAGAAATGCTCATTCCACATTAtcagataataataatactgataCAAACTTAACTTTTTCTACTAGTACAGTGGGTAGAGTTGAACCATGCTTACCTAATATTTCTAACTTCATCGATAACATATCTG ATTCCAATTCTGAAACCTCTGAATCAAGGATGGGAATTCTACACTCTCGTTGGTTTGGATGTAATAATACTTCCAAATTCGGGATTAGAGGTATACATGgaaataatgaattaaatatGATACAGAAAG GAACAATCTCAAATCATGCGAGTTACCGTGTACAAGCATGGGATTTTTCTACTGGCGAAATGCCTGACATTACAAATT CCGAAAAAAATATTGTTGTCCCTGAATGTCACATTTTTAATGATGGTAGTATAGACATTTCTTCGGATGGAAAATTATTAGCAACAAATTTCAATACTATGTTag ATTTTTTAGGAATATACAGTTTAGAATGGGAAACATTGGGAAAAAGAATGTATTCGACAAAAAGATGCAAGCCCTCGCTTTCTGTATCAATTTCACCAACACAACAACACCTTTTAGTTGGTTTGCCAGGAAGTATTCAGATCTATAGACTTGTAAatgaagaatttcaaaatgattGGAAAACATACAGTATTCTTTGGCATCCCAGAGATTTAATTATGACTGATTTACACATTAAACATTTAAGAAAGAACGGTACTATGGTAATTGATAGGGAATTATTACACAATGATCATGAAATGAGAGTTTATAAAGCTATAAATTGCACCAGATGGGCGCCGCAACCTGGACAAGGATTAGTTTATGCCACAAGCACTGGacaattaaatattctttattaa
- the LOC100875982 gene encoding uncharacterized protein LOC100875982 isoform X2: MEKVNKRPELLQPSKSKNIIHNLMFRDFGFHISHKTGTRELELIAERHLILKDHKELQCDLPGIPRSTFMMAFSPDGTKMASIHGNHNVYISEIATGKNIEILSGHPRTPWCIAFHPSSSQILASGCLGGQVRVWNLNGGNKVWNSKNMSCISSLAFHPTAEILVIALCNEIHFWDWNQSKPFAVVTTKTERESVRYVAFDSLGEKLITGIKNIQYQENSQEQGSNVGRSASVSRSRIRHSLRAFLGSGQSNYLRNSSNHKSESSRTNATEPVQTNPSTNNLLNTVTVENHNKDFVQISNSKSNCENVDKTNSNSNAETNNTVLKYNINNETINNKLLDNKKSDESYLHNTEMSIVNSSSLEQLERKSEEENVRPQLLPLQSSESKEILKVHQQIELLHRYIDIALWTRESFRQIRPLNAFISTDKKINDEKAIELNVNDSDTSLKSISNIPSNSQNETVRNYEQLLGTYKKEDSNIDQKIDTQCQPSTSKGFTGFKNNCNGNCTKSVVTNGSETKENVKCVPHLQTNNSLQSCDSLCDILVKKVQQFTGSRNAHSTLSDNNNTDTNLTFSTSTVGRVEPCLPNISNFIDNISDSNSETSESRMGILHSRWFGCNNTSKFGIRGIHGNNELNMIQKGTISNHASYRVQAWDFSTGEMPDITNSEKNIVVPECHIFNDGSIDISSDGKLLATNFNTMLGIYSLEWETLGKRMYSTKRCKPSLSVSISPTQQHLLVGLPGSIQIYRLVNEEFQNDWKTYSILWHPRDLIMTDLHIKHLRKNGTMVIDRELLHNDHEMRVYKAINCTRWAPQPGQGLVYATSTGQLNILY; this comes from the exons atggagaaagtCAACAAGAGACCAGAATTGCTTCAACCCAGTAAATCAAAGAACATAATTCATAACTTAATGTTCAGAGATTTTGGATTTCATATATCACATAAAACTGGCACGCGTGAATTAGAATTAATAGCTGAAAGGCATCTAATTCTAAAGGATCACAAGGAATTG CAATGTGATTTGCCTGGAATCCCCAGATCAACCTTTATGATGGCTTTTAGTCCTGAtgg aaCTAAAATGGCATCGATACATGGTAATCATAATGtctatatttctgaaattgcaactgggaaaaatattgaaattctttcTGGTCATCCACGTACTCCATGGTGCATAGCATTTCATCCCTCTTCTAGTCAAATACTAGCTTCTGGCTGCCTTGGTGGTCAAGTTCGTGTTTGGAATTTAAAT GGTGGTAATAAAGTATGGAATTCAAAAAATATGAGCTGCATATCATCCCTTGCCTTTCATCCAACTGCAGAGATACTTGTTATAGCATTATGTAATGAAATACATTTTTGGGATTGGAATCAATCAAAACCATTTGCAGTAGTAACTACCAAAACGGAAAGGGAAAGTGTAAG ATATGTGGCTTTTGACAGTTTAGGGGAAAAATTAATAACAGGTATTAAAAACATTCAATACCAGGAAAACAGCCAAGAACAGGGCAGCAATGTAGGAAG ATCTGCAAGTGTTTCAAGGTCCCGAATACGACATAGCCTACGTGCATTTTTAGGTAGTGGCCAAAGTAATTATCTTCGAAATTCGAGTAATCATAAAAGTGAATCCTCTAGAACCAATGCCACCGAGCCTGTACAAACTAATCCATCAACAAATAATCTACTTAATACTGTCACTGTAGAGAATCATAATAAAGATTTTGTACAAATTAGTAATTCAAAAAGTAATTGCGAAAATGTAGATAAAACAAATTCTAATTCAAATGCAGAAACTAATAATACTGTTttgaagtataatattaataatgaaactataaacaataaattactaGACAATAAAAAATCTGACGAAAGTTATCTTCATAATACTGAAATGTCTATTGTAAATAGCAGTAGCTTAGAACAATTAGAAAGAAAAAGCGAAGAGGAGAATGTAAGACCACAATTATTACCTCTTCAAAGTTCAGAatctaaagaaattttaaaagttcatCAGCAAATCGAATTACTTCATCGTTACATTGATATTGCTTTGTG gacCCGGGAAAGCTTCCGTCAGATTAGGCCATTAAATGCATTTATTTCTACAGACAAAAAGATTAATGACGAAAAAGCTATAGAACTAAATGTTAATGATAGTGATACCTCATTAAAATCTATTTCAAATAttccttcaaattctcaaaatgaaACAGTTAGAAACTATGAACAACTTTTAGGAACTTACAAAAAAGAAGACAGTAATATTGATCAAAAAATTGACACTCAATGTCAACCATCTACTTCAAAAGGATTTACaggttttaaaaataattgtaatggaAATTGTACGAAATCAGTCGTTACTAATGGTAGCGAAACCAAAGAAAACGTGAAATGTGTACCTCATTTGCAAACAAATAATTCATTACAATCATGTGATAGTTTATGCGACATTTTAGTGAAAAAAGTGCAGCAGTTCACTGGAAGCAGAAATGCTCATTCCACATTAtcagataataataatactgataCAAACTTAACTTTTTCTACTAGTACAGTGGGTAGAGTTGAACCATGCTTACCTAATATTTCTAACTTCATCGATAACATATCTG ATTCCAATTCTGAAACCTCTGAATCAAGGATGGGAATTCTACACTCTCGTTGGTTTGGATGTAATAATACTTCCAAATTCGGGATTAGAGGTATACATGgaaataatgaattaaatatGATACAGAAAG GAACAATCTCAAATCATGCGAGTTACCGTGTACAAGCATGGGATTTTTCTACTGGCGAAATGCCTGACATTACAAATT CCGAAAAAAATATTGTTGTCCCTGAATGTCACATTTTTAATGATGGTAGTATAGACATTTCTTCGGATGGAAAATTATTAGCAACAAATTTCAATACTATGTTag GAATATACAGTTTAGAATGGGAAACATTGGGAAAAAGAATGTATTCGACAAAAAGATGCAAGCCCTCGCTTTCTGTATCAATTTCACCAACACAACAACACCTTTTAGTTGGTTTGCCAGGAAGTATTCAGATCTATAGACTTGTAAatgaagaatttcaaaatgattGGAAAACATACAGTATTCTTTGGCATCCCAGAGATTTAATTATGACTGATTTACACATTAAACATTTAAGAAAGAACGGTACTATGGTAATTGATAGGGAATTATTACACAATGATCATGAAATGAGAGTTTATAAAGCTATAAATTGCACCAGATGGGCGCCGCAACCTGGACAAGGATTAGTTTATGCCACAAGCACTGGacaattaaatattctttattaa
- the LOC100883004 gene encoding zinc finger protein 217 isoform X3: MVANVQKQLTAPSLEIDFAEDMLCQLKVNDTIPKNTLSKEGIRKNICPICAKSFRCQAHLIRHKRIHTGQRPFVCNICKMSFNQQEILMKHKERHEGKKQFRCANCHQSFRYKVSLKSHMISFHMDMEQSVNNQNLQAADNSFVCSECGKQFVTKYKLQRHSRCHTGERPYHCTFCLKTFSQTGNLKVHQVKYHQISSSLTEIRRQTQFDNQIVGCDVPTELNNFHTINMSEIELQNTINETINSTEQSSSYATKMYENSLYIDEEIETILDRDLGHLEQNKYPTNLQDKLSLCLKQPETPELLNSLLYDDG; encoded by the exons ATGGTAGCAAATGTGCAAAAACAGCTGACTGCTCCATCTTTAGAAATTGATTTTGCAGAA gATATGTTATGTCAGTTGAAAGTAAATGATACAATACCAAAAAATACTTTAAGTAAAGAAggaataagaaaaaatatatgtCCAATATGCGCTAAAAGCTTTAGATGCCAGGCTCATTTAATCAGGCATAAACGTATTCATACTGGACAACGACCTTTCGTTTGCAAT ATCTGTAAAATGTCATTCAATCAAcaagaaatattaatgaaacataAAGAGAGACATGAAGGTAAAAAGCAATTTCGATGCGCCAATTGTCATCAGTCATTCCGTTATAAAGTGTCATTAAAATCTCACATGATAAGTTTTCACATGGATATGGAACAATCTGTTAACAATCAAAATTTACAAGCAGCAGACAATTCATTTGTTTGTTCAGAATGTGGTAAACAATTTGTGACAAAATATAAGTTACAGAGGCATTCACGATGTCATACAGGAGAAAGACCTTATCACTgtacattttgtttaaaaacattttcacaAACAGGAAATTTAAAAGTACATCAGGTAAAATATCATCAAATATCTAGCTCATTAACAGAGATAAGAAGACAGACCCAGTTTGATAATCAGATTGTTGGCTGTGATGTACCtactgaattaaataattttcatacaatAAATATGTCCGAAATTGAGTTACAAAACACAATAAATGAAACGATAAATTCTACAGAACAAAGTAGTTCGTATGCTACAAAAATGTATGAGAATTCTTTGTATATTGATGAAGAAATTGAGACAATACTGGATCGTGATCTTGGCCATTtagaacaaaataaatatcctacaaatttacaagataAATTATCTCTTTGTTTGAAACAACCAGAAACTCCTGAACTACTAAATAGTTTGTTATATGATGATGGATAA
- the LOC100883004 gene encoding uncharacterized protein LOC100883004 isoform X1, translated as MYSDKTMMLHKTNIKLCRLCGKEKQQGTDLFADKVKGTVLMSIINKYFSKEVINISNSDAFSKYVCLDCEQKIYIFDEFYLMVANVQKQLTAPSLEIDFAEDMLCQLKVNDTIPKNTLSKEGIRKNICPICAKSFRCQAHLIRHKRIHTGQRPFVCNICKMSFNQQEILMKHKERHEGKKQFRCANCHQSFRYKVSLKSHMISFHMDMEQSVNNQNLQAADNSFVCSECGKQFVTKYKLQRHSRCHTGERPYHCTFCLKTFSQTGNLKVHQVKYHQISSSLTEIRRQTQFDNQIVGCDVPTELNNFHTINMSEIELQNTINETINSTEQSSSYATKMYENSLYIDEEIETILDRDLGHLEQNKYPTNLQDKLSLCLKQPETPELLNSLLYDDG; from the exons ATGTATAGCGACAAGACAATGATGTTGCATAaaacaaacataaaattatGTCGTCTTTGTGGCAAAGAAAAACAACAAGGCACAGATTTATTTGCCGACAAAGTTAAAGGAACTGTATTAATGTCAATTATAAATAAGTACTTCTCTAAGGAG gtaataaatatttctaattccGATGCATTTTCTAAATATGTTTGTCTAGATTGCgaacaaaaaatttatatatttgatgaGTTCTACTTGATGGTAGCAAATGTGCAAAAACAGCTGACTGCTCCATCTTTAGAAATTGATTTTGCAGAA gATATGTTATGTCAGTTGAAAGTAAATGATACAATACCAAAAAATACTTTAAGTAAAGAAggaataagaaaaaatatatgtCCAATATGCGCTAAAAGCTTTAGATGCCAGGCTCATTTAATCAGGCATAAACGTATTCATACTGGACAACGACCTTTCGTTTGCAAT ATCTGTAAAATGTCATTCAATCAAcaagaaatattaatgaaacataAAGAGAGACATGAAGGTAAAAAGCAATTTCGATGCGCCAATTGTCATCAGTCATTCCGTTATAAAGTGTCATTAAAATCTCACATGATAAGTTTTCACATGGATATGGAACAATCTGTTAACAATCAAAATTTACAAGCAGCAGACAATTCATTTGTTTGTTCAGAATGTGGTAAACAATTTGTGACAAAATATAAGTTACAGAGGCATTCACGATGTCATACAGGAGAAAGACCTTATCACTgtacattttgtttaaaaacattttcacaAACAGGAAATTTAAAAGTACATCAGGTAAAATATCATCAAATATCTAGCTCATTAACAGAGATAAGAAGACAGACCCAGTTTGATAATCAGATTGTTGGCTGTGATGTACCtactgaattaaataattttcatacaatAAATATGTCCGAAATTGAGTTACAAAACACAATAAATGAAACGATAAATTCTACAGAACAAAGTAGTTCGTATGCTACAAAAATGTATGAGAATTCTTTGTATATTGATGAAGAAATTGAGACAATACTGGATCGTGATCTTGGCCATTtagaacaaaataaatatcctacaaatttacaagataAATTATCTCTTTGTTTGAAACAACCAGAAACTCCTGAACTACTAAATAGTTTGTTATATGATGATGGATAA